From the genome of Pieris brassicae chromosome Z, ilPieBrab1.1, whole genome shotgun sequence:
ATGTGACATTCTGCATAAAATACCGGTTGTTAAATTAATCGGTTGTTTTTTAGCATGaaaattcgttttttttaatatgtaccGATTATTTGCTAATTTTTGAACTTTAaagttttagaataataacctCCAATGAATTTTCAGGCTCCTgaaacagttatttaaaaaaatattaatacactaatctaacctaaccgaacaatagataataattggATTTTGGACAGCTCCggcgctacgggaaatgcattccctccacccttgcgtacctaAGTACaggcattttattcataatgcCTGTGCTTTGTTACAGCGGGTGGGGGCTGCTCTTCCTCCACGCCTCCGAGCTGTTATATACACTCTaagggtagggcagacaagaccacGTGGATAGTGGAATGCTCTAATTCGGTTTTTGACAAACCATGACTGGAcgctataaaaaaaattaatggcctaaaaacaaatttagtgaTCCGCAAAAAGTATCGATACCCGAGTagtatcgatactttcaaatacttgagtactatctacaaaaataatatgggCATTTAAATCGATGGATATTGGAAAGTTTATCGTCGATACCTGAGTAGTATTGATActtacaaaaatttacaaattacctACACTAATTGAAACTtgaagtgattgacgtttgacatcaattatttgtcaaatatattttgtaattgcgtGTTATTTGCgaaattgtatgaaaagttaaagaaatatatccCATGAACCGTTTTGCGAAGTTTCCGCAACCTAAAACTTTGCAAAACgctttcttttagtgagtactatttacaaaaaaaatatgggcaTTTAAATCGATGGTCCATTTTGGAAAGTTTATCCAAATTTTTTGACCACTCTTCGAATGGTTGTCGAAAAGCGCTCCATTTTTAATAGTCGGAATAAGCAGAGGTGACAGCTGTCAAATTTCAGAGTTGCCATTAGCatggaaaataaaacaatttttaaaaagtgcaCTCTTGCACcctatataatacttatttggTACGcgtcatttcatttatttataaaatttttttacattgagTGTCAAGATGATTACAGTTGCACTATAATGACGTAACAGGGTTgccaaaataacaaaaaagataACGTATGCTTGCTGCATCATAAGGGTGTCAATCGGAAATAAGACGTAGGGCTATGTCCTAATGTTTTAATGTGCCAcccatatgtcaaaaacgtaatggattttgacataccgTCAGGTCCCGATAAGTGTCGTTACTGAATCTTACCATAAAATCTATGATCCTATCCGCACAGAGTCCATCTTTAGTCCTTAACACTAAAACCGACTAGATTTGTGATACTAGTAAAAATATCTGCcctaaatgtaatataatttgctaGGTTAGCCGAATgacataatgtttaataataagtatttctaAAATTTCAGATCCCAAATCCGCACAACACTAAAAAAGAAGGCTTTCGAGGACGCAGGTATACCAGTACGTCAGGTTAGCAACTCAGTGAACAACGTACCACAAACAACACAGGTAGTCTCGTCCCTGAGCCTCCTTCAACCGAACATATTAGGAAAGAACGCCGAGGTTCAAACCTTCACTAATTTAAATCacgctgtttttttttctttttaagttAGTGaagtttgaattttatttagctTACGCGTCACATGGCTCATGCATGCGCATTTTATGCTCCTAATTGCTTTTAAagaaatcataattatttgaacaaaATTTTTAGGGTTTAAAGCAAAAACTATAATGggaaaaatgtattaagtcCTCCAAGGGGTTTCATTCTTTTTCATATGGAATACTTATTATAGTAACTATTTAACTTATAAtgcatattaattttttattacaaaccgATAGAAAATATGTAGTTCTTTTCCTTAATTATGaatgtaagtaataaaaaaatatgttaaaagtcTCAACAACAAAAGGAGTTTATTTTGTGTGAcatttagatattattttatatttagtttttttgtgcTTTATATGGTAGACATTACAtgctataaaatatagaatatgcTATCACTACCTTACGGCAAGTCTAGCGGTGACCACTACTGTTAATACGCAAAATTTATTGGGTAGTAAATGTACTGCATTAGTACTGCTGTACTGTACTGATGTATGATACTAGCGGAAGCCCTGTTTCTTTAAACGTACGTAACGTGTACGTACTTACGTACACGCAACGTACGTTGCAGCTATCACTGCTAGACTTTGCCAACTGAATTAAGAGCAGGATAttcagtattttaaaaattaggaCACCATTTGTTACTCAAATAGAATCctctttaaatgttttgtttgaataaaaGATTGGGGCACAGCCAATTTGGCCCAATCACAAGTGATATGAAAATTCGCATGGTCTGTATAGTAAGAATTGAAACGTGTCGCTGTGTCCATGTCAAGAACGTATTGGATTTGGCATACGAAAGTCGTACCTACTTAGCGGTTTGCAGttctgaatatatataatggtgtttaaaatataccttttactaaaaaaaacttgaaatgGAAGATATGATAGTTAagttatagtaaataaaaactatcgttataaaataaaccacCATTTACCTTTCACCCAAAGGGCATCAGTGCTTGAATATCCTGGTTTTGATTATATAATGCTAAAGTAGCTAGCGGACATTGGCACTGTATTGGAAATTTTAAGTcttgtagaaaataatatttattattgctattatattaaaactataaaatcttaggctattttttaatagtgtAGTCTAGTTGGTTTAATTGATTTCTATGATTCACTCAACACTTGATTTGttccatatttataataataatatatatacaaaaaacatgaaattatatataatacaggcTATATCGAACTACGAAAACAGTAAAAGCTTATATcattccaatttttttttattgtaagtttaaaataaaaactaatttaaaaaccaaGGATTTACTACGTCCTCCGTTATCGTGTAACTTCTCCACTTAAGcccttttttaatatctaaaatacgagtagtttttttattgacttgTAAGTtcatactataaatattgcaaCCGGCAAAAGGGCGGTCTGTCTGTGACTGTTTTTGAGGCTCTCCGCTCTTGCCTGTATTAAACGCTGGCCTGGCTATGccataaaatttttgtttattgtgcGAATTTGGATTGATTATCGTGTGTACTATCGCTCTATTGGCAGTCCTGTAAATAgcgttgattttttttaaaattaactacaCAAGTGAGCACTGTTATAAATCGGCGCAAAGATTATATTGTATAGTCAGTCCAGCGTATTATGTAGAGGTCTGGCTCCGGAGCAGTTGCAGTGCACAGACCCAATGTTTCGGGGACTTATACAACATCTCTTACAATATGCTAATCGATATATTTCTTTTGCAGGTGACACTGAACATGTTAAACGCCTCTGAGAACGAAGTTGATGTCGAGGGTCTAAATAACGACGTCAAGCTGGAGTTCGAAGCGGGAAATGAAGAAGTGGCCACCTGAAACCTGCTTTGCTTCACGTAGGATCATCCTGGGGTGATTGACTAACCATGGCACTGTAAACCATAAATTACGTCACATTATTGATTTCGTCACGAAACAGCCAAGTGACCTTTTACAACACCGTGTGACGTAATTTATTCACTAATGCTATCATAGACTGACAAAAACAGTGCGGCGCTTGTGCCAAACGAATTTGTTTGGGTCACGTGACAACAAGTTCGTCTGGCGTAGTTAACGTTTCTCGCAGTGTTTTTGTCTTGAcctgatttttatttcacttcGATATTGACAGTTTGGGTAGTTGATTTTGCTTTTGTTAGACGATTACAAAGAAATTTTCGTTTTGAGTTTGATACAGAAGCATTAGTGAAACGGGGTTACTTCATGTATGCATATTGCAGCTTGCATATTTGAAGTTCCATCTTTACCATAGGTTTTTGAGTacgttttttaattagattcaTTTTACTGATATTGTACCGATTCGATTGTAAGTAGCATcacaattatatttgtaactcACAGTGCTCATGGTTAGTATTGTATGTCACGATGGATcgttaagattattttatttgtttttatttgcaattataatttactgtcattaaattagttttatacatttgtttgtttttcatcCCTTCCATTTTGTTTTCATCCccttcattttgtttttatcctgttcactttattattatctcattcatttttattttatccccataattaatgtttgagcccagttatttttttattacaatacgGGAAACTATTTGAAACGcaatatttttactgttttatacaattatttattatcttctaATGTAAGATCggttgaaatttatatttttcgtaaGTTTGTACGTTTGGTAGTTTGTGATTAATTGATAATGAATATCATCGCGTAGTGATTGCCTTTACTGCCTTAATGTGTAGGATTAATAATAAGAtagaatttcaatttataGATTTGcgtagattttattttattatattttaatttatgcatTTTGACCTCTCGAGTCACTTCTAAATCTTCGTCTTCgtacttaattttaaacctatAATAGCCTTCGTTAGTTAGTTCGAATCCTGTTTCTTGTAGTTGTAGGTTCTGATAACATCTGAAGCCTTGTAGAGGCGCGTGAATGGTCGTTGCGAGTAGTCGTTGCCAGTGATTGCTATTTCAATTGGTAAGGCGCGCAAAAATTGCTAGGCGTGCTcggttgaaataaaatttgccagcgttcatttatataaagtcGCCTAGTTCCGTGTACCTTCCAGGTGTACCTTCTATACAATTAATGCTagcaaaatttaataacgacCGTATCTTTTACCACATCTTGCGATGAAAATCTCAAACACTCAGCGGCTAGTCGACGTACGATGGCATGGGAAGAGAAATCATACCTCATTTAAgtctattgaaaataaatacctctaaaatttaaaagcaataaacCACTGTTGCCTCATACGAATAAGTTGGATTCGGACTACCTCATATATCGGTAATGTAAGTTAGATTAatcggttaggttaggaaaTGGTCGCGACATCGACATTTATACAGCCTCGATTTAGCCCTTATTAAGTACTTTTAATATCCATTAGCTAACATACTCGccaataatttaagattttgcCTAATTAGATAGTTTACCTACATTGGTTTCCTTCGTTTAGTGCGGTTCATTTACTTCCAAGTTGTGTGAATAGAGACAAAGCTGCAACGTTCGGTGTCTTtattaacatacattatatttagtttactaGTTTCTCTCGAGGATGGATCGTTGTGTTCAATGTGCCTACATCACACCGACGTAGCATGagaagatatatttattaaagctgtTAAATACTGTTATATAATACCATTGAGACGCCTTGAACGAAACACTCTAATTGGAGACTTTTTCCACCGTgcctgtatttttttattaattcgcAGCGTAAACTGTGTCTCTTAAACGAGGTGGATATAGTATGCGCATTCGAATTATGAAAAAATcgtatactatttttttcgtctagatgtaatatttttttaatttagttcttAACATTGCAAGGTCTCTAATTAGATTGTCATTGTTGTTAGTATAAGGATAGGCTTCGTAATTGTTTATTCCATATCTTAAGTAGATGTTCATTACTCCAGTCTTTCACTGACGTCTTCCGAAGTGTTGAATAAAGCTTTTCTTATTACCCCATAAGCAAATTCCGTGCTCAATAATAAATCAGCTAGGCGTAAATGTTCGAAGTATATTGTTGGATTTATTCATCTTGTCCAATCATCTCTACAGCAATAGTACAGATTAGGTTTTCTTATGAGTGAAGTAGCATTTTTCAAGACTAGATtagattacaattttttttatatgtttgagtgtagtttttgtgtttgaTAATATTGTGGCAATAATCCGAAAcaataaatttgacattttattttatatctattccGTAAATTAAGTAGAGATCAATGGACAATTTCATAGGTGTAATTTCTAATTcttcataacaataaaaaatacaaaaaaaatacaaaatctaaaataaactaaaaaaaaaatttaaaaacgaaaaatacaaaaataaggtTATTTAGTTGTACGAATTTAGCGGCTTGATGACGAATATAAAAACATCTAGGTATCACAGTTTTGCCTTGCATCatgtatatatagaatatgGTTTAGGATAATTATTGAAGATTaccgaataaattaaattagatattagATATTTTGAGACTAAATACCTCAGAAAACTCTTTGTTGGTTCtcttaatttcaattttgttttaaattcagtTAGGTCATTGATTAGTATTAGCATAATTTTAACAACATAGATCATTCCAATCGGTCTTCCAAAAATATTAGATGTCTACTTATGCTTTTGAAtcgtaaattttatatcttgTATTGAACtatttaagtattaataacgaaattataaggtttatatgcatttttatCAGAAAATTAACCGATGTAAGTTTTGGGCTAATTTCTtcattttaacatttactaaataatGCCTTAGTGAATATACGCTTTATCGTTAACTTAATAGATTAAGATCCGGATGAGTGATGTGCTTAGTTTTACGAAATATATCGATATAATAAAcgaaagaaaatgaaaaaaaaaacaaaaataataaaaaaagttttcataaaaaaaatataaaaacataaaaaagtaaaaaaaaatatataaaaattacaaaaaataaaaaaaaatacaaaatatttattttattctaaatagcTAGATACGCTTAAATCAgacttgaaataaatatagatagcACGCACGAATCACAATTTTGAATACTTAGGAAAGAAGTGTATCGtagtttagaaatatttttatcacttcGTTTAAGTGCCCACCATATCTATCGCTTgtagttatgtatatattttagctTATTTGGCACCCACGCTACACCGAGACCTTGGTAGGCTTTTCGGACAGCCCGCCCTTAGAGCatagtttgtaatttttaaaatattgtggaAAGCAGATTCACTaccattataaattataagagaCGTTCAAAGGGTCATAGCACCGCTCTTTGGacataatatatgtacaaATTAGCTTATTACCATAATGAAtagtttttcatataaaaaaaacaaaaaacaaaaaaaaattaaacgccTGATGTACTTATCTCTACTCATAACTATCTGGAAGATAGGTTCATCAGATGTTAtgcttgtaaaaataattgatgttaTATGTAAGTTGTAAACGCCAGGAGATCtccatgtttttaattataagagaataatgtaaatataggAGTAATACTGTATATAGTTGTATAAAGTAGATACGTCTccgataattttttatactacgTTATGATTACGCGTgtaatgtatatgtcgcagtaaagtaattaaatcagagagctaattaaaaatcgatattcaatcaagtcgctaaagttccgtcagacaagtgattcgacgaaacgtttaacgagtttcctaaacgttcaataagactaacctaaccatttacaataaagcaaaacacggaatatccaagctctcagttctttacgatcacaccgaaataacaataacaaatgaaataatcatggcggagtcttgttttacattgttcatcaacacgctggctttcggtcagatagatagttaaacgttttcgtcgctgcattatttaaatcaaaatgctagcgacttgattgaatatcgacatttaattaactgtctagagattaaattaactctctgatttaactactctACTGCAACAAAACACAGATAATGATGACGttgtaatttacaaatatgttaatataatttaataattgtaaatattaaacatcttTGCAAATACCAaagatgtttaatatattcaaaggTTATGTATATAAGTTAACTCCTCTTATATTAATTTGCAACATTGTTTCATTGCTTTTATTAAACCCCTCCCCAAAATGTGCATTTTTATTACCAAccctttttttacaaatgaaaacatcgtaaggaaaccggcttgcctgaCTCTAAAAGTCGACATCGTGTCATTTACTAGAGGCTACCTacctgcctattagattgacaaatgatcatgaaacacatacagaaatcggaGGTCACCTAAGAAGGTTGTAACACCAgggtatattttttcatttctaaaactcataagaaataatatacctACGAAAAGTCTAGGCTGTGTCGAGCCTCGAGAATGCAACAAATTTCTTTGCTCACATGCTGTAGGAAAACATGACGATAACGGATACGCTGTCTCCAGTGTGTCAAAAAACGTCTATGACGTGCACACAAAAGGCAGTGCAGTAATCTATGACCCActgaattaatatttcaatcagCAATTTAGTAGATAAGCATATGCATTTATCCAACGATCGACTTCATGATGTTTGCTTGTTTCAGAACAAAATGAcgacattataataaataattgatttgaaTTGAGAAATACAAAGTTAACATATTTTTCGATATAGCTACAATTCGTATAATTGCTGTCTAAATTTCGCaaagaaatatgaaattacagaaatacagggaaatatattaaacaacaaGGAAATACTTAatctgttataatattttacatcaattataaaatacctgaataacaataatttttgttgCATTCTTATATCTAAACCGTATATTTTTGACTAGAAACGACATATGAAAATATGCCGATTAAGACTATAGTATCTACATTTATACTTGTGGAacctataatatattctagaaggtttaaaagtaaatacacGTAACTTGGTATTTGCGGGGCGGGGAAAAGTTCGCGCATAGCTGTAGTAGTGAAAGTTCCAAAACGACTTCTGCGCATGTACTATAATGACTTGCCAACTTACAAGaactatataaatttagataCAATTTCAGATCAGGAGCCTTTCATGGTACAATGCTACCTAATAGTATCTTTGATAGGTAAAAAAGGTGAGTGAGTAGCAATTCCATACTATCCTTGCTAATGGCTTTTGAGGTAGTTAGATATCCTACTAAGGGTTTTCAAACTCCATTCCCGATTATTGACTTTTTGACATGTTCCAAAACAGTCGCTGCCAATTCCTACAACTCTCTACACTAAACAATTCTATTTTATCAGTCGGTAGTTGTAGATTTACCAGTactttaattcatttttaaatagaatattaatcGAGTACGTTGTAGTAGATACACAATCACGgaacatataaataaggtCGTAAAGGCGATTCAAAGTCGAATTTTGTGCAAGAACGAATATCGCATTGATTCCTACATATCATTTCTCATATAAAATCGATTAGCATCATTGTTAAACCGTGTGTCATTAACCTTTCATCCTAATTTATCGGTCCCGAGTGTGATGTGAACAATATCTATACATGTGTTCGACAATTTTGTGTACGTTAAagctttattgttataaatattaatgttattggAACTTTTAgtatatgttttgtttcattaggTAAGTTTAGTAGGTTCGACTACGTAATCTGTAAAAGTGAGAGCTATTTTCTAGTGAGTTTCCTATGAACAGAAAATATACTATAGGTACATGATACTTTTCTAATTCATATAACATCACTACATTTTTAGACTAAATCTTATTGCATTCTATGATACCTTGCCTGATATTATAGTTCATGggatgaataaatttataataagttttaggAAAGGACATTTCTCCATACATTTGAATTATGATCGCGACATGTTACAGATTTTATGACTAGATTACGCCTTAATTAATTTGATCTTCACAAGATACTATAAAATAGACACGGATCTATAAGTtccaagttttatatttacaatttaagttAAGTCCACGGAGAATAGTTTAGTAAATTAGTTTCTATATTCATACATTGTTGGtcaaaaacctttttaaattattagatatatgTACAGGTATACTAATTCTATTGTGATgcataaattaaactatttgtatGTTATTAGAATAcgtattgaatttttaacaGTTAAATATCTACCATAATGCGTTAATTAGGTACATGAATACATACGATGTAGGTACTTAGGTACCAGGTAGGTATGTAGGTATATATACTAGGAAACAAGAGTCATCAAAAAACTACAAACGGTTGCGTAGGatctaaattattaagttaaagaCACacaattcttaatttaattaaagacatTTACTTCCGTAAACGTTCTTCTAACttcaaatatgttttattattattctatatcgTAATAAGCGTAACAAAACATTCCTGAACGAATCTGGTACgtttataagaaatactaaaattttaagacATGGAAAAAGGACTAAAATCAAAGAAGGAGTTAAATGAATTCGTCTCGGTAATCGTGTGACTGGTGGCTGTAGCCGTGGACTTAGCTGTGTGGTCACTATTAAAGGATCCCAAGCGCATAGCAGTATTATTCCGGCTCGCGCGGGTTTCGCTTAATCAATGTTCTGTACTAAAGTAGGAATTCTGCATCAGGTAAAGCTTGTCTATTGGATTTACGACAGCACCCGTACCAAGATTAAGAGGTTCATGATTGCCATGGTTCGAATGATTGTGACCGTGATGATTCACCTCCAAATTCTGGAGGCTCATTGTGTCAGATGCACCTTCGTCTAGTTGATCGAAATTGCTTCCATCTAGAGATATATCTGAACTGCAGAAGCTATCTCCAGAATGGACTGGATAATCTGGAAagaagaatttaattatttcattgctaatatgtatttattacaagTATGTCAAAAGGATAATTACCATCAGGAGAATAAGGTAGGTTGGGGTTAAGAGGTTGGCTCGATGCAGAGTAAGAAGCGTCAAGCCCGAGATAGTTGCCGTGCTCACTAGATGGTGACTCTTGTTTGATACTCTTTTCATCCTTATCTTTATCTTTATCAGCGTTTTTGTCGCCTTCCTGCTTCGCTTTACGTTGTATCTTTTTCATCTTAGCTCGTTGATTTTGGAACCATACTTGTACAACTCGGACGCTTAAGCCGGTGTCTTTGGCTAAAGCTTCACGTACTTTTCTACAAGGCTTAGGACTAACTTCGAAGGAGGCTTTAAATTGCCTGCGCTGAGCTGAGGTTAAAATCGTTCTTGGGCGTTTCGGTCCACGCCGTCCGTCCCTAGGCCGCTCTGAATCGTCTATTATCATATCATCCTCAGCATGTTGCATCAAATACATTTCCTTTTCGAAGTCTTGTCTACAAAAGATTTGGCCAGCTCTGACAACGTATTGTTCTCCTTTTTGCAGGGGTTGACAGCACATAACGCACACGAAGCATTGTATATGAAACACATATTGTTGAGCTCTCATGACCATTTCTTGCGGAAGCAGCCTATCGCCGCATCTGGTGCATTTGACGCCGAATAATCTGGGACAAATGGGATTCAtggatttatatataaaacgagCGCAAAGCAATTTCGCATGACATTTCGCTAGCATCGCAAGAAGTCGCTTATGtgctatgaatattgataatattatatttacctaTCGTAATCGGGTTTGCAGTAGAGTTTTGCATTTCTGGTGTAGCAGGTGTGTGCTAACGGACAGCCGCAGACGCAGCAACTGAGGCAATGTTCGTGCCAAGAAAGTTCTCCCACTCTCATAAGATAACGATCTTGGATTTTCTGGCCACAGCCTTCGCATATTTCAACTATTTTCTCCCTCTTGATGCTCGCGCTTAGTTCTGAAAAGAAGACAGTATCTAGTTTATTAGAAAGTGATATTAAGATACTAATTtggagttttaaaaaataagggTTAAGATACAAGGCACGATATAGGCCTCAATCAATATCAACATAACACAAAGTGTATAAGATTAAACATTTTCTACGTTAGAATTGAGAAATTCCTAACTCCTCTGATGAAGCATGCACATACCGTCGGTACGCAAGATCTATTACAAGAGAAATACAATTATCAAAAGAAATTCGCTTTTGCTATTAAATTcagaaagttaaaataaatgtgcaaagatatttatttaaaaaagtttaaggAATGCGTATATTTTAATGGGCTCAACAATAATTTGTCaacttaaatacaaaaataagctaagtttaattgaataaaatattcagaatgttatttaatttgtattccGTTAAATTTcggattaattataataaaatgttatttatcctgaatatcataattaaagCAACGCCGTCGGTATTTGTGTGATTAcgtaattatcaaataaacacGTTTCATGTaaatactagcggacccgacagacgttgtcctttgttgtacacattttaaatacaaaattttaaacttaaaaaaaaaaacaaacaaaaacatctttttaaataatctgaacTATTCTCGATTTCACTTAAACACTTGTCAAAATCGGTCTACGCATTTATTGTATTACGGCATTATCAAGATTGGTTAGTCTTAGTGGCGGCATTGTTAATGATAATATCGCCACGATAAGCCAATAGAAACTCGAAATAAACAGCAATCGATAAATTCCAAGACTTCTTTCCATTTTTGGAACAACATTTTTCAACAAATGAACGGCTAGATGATGTCTGATGttttgtgtaataaattttgagATTTCTGCTTGTTGCGTTTTCTTATACCACGTTTTATGTCACGTCCCACGGGAATGCACCGAATTGAATGAATGGATACAATCATATGTCGCCTGGTTCTAAGTTATCTCGCCACCAATTTTCAGACAAATCGGTTTAGACGTTTTTGAGTTATAAATAGTGTACTAGCACaactttcttttatatatatatatagataaatgaaACGCATTTTACTATTtccatattgtatttaattatccCACAAAGACTTTAAaatccaatatatttttaactggtaaaaataatttcagagttttacaattatttattttgtccgCTTTCATTCGTAAACAATTTTACGTTcagtaaataacaaatacctact
Proteins encoded in this window:
- the LOC123718678 gene encoding chromatin complexes subunit BAP18-like isoform X3, translating into MNNSAAKVGEIFREAGSAFNKLSEMTMLLHPVGDSQPGGKWTEEEIEMLRSCVHRFAVDLNKLSQHIKSRTVSQIRTTLKKKAFEDAGIPVRQVSNSVNNVPQTTQVVSSLSLLQPNILGKNAEVTLNMLNASENEVDVEGLNNDVKLEFEAGNEEVAT
- the LOC123718678 gene encoding chromatin complexes subunit BAP18-like isoform X4; the protein is MVGEIFREAGSAFNKLSEMTMLLHPVGDSQPGGKWTEEEIEMLRSCVHRFAVDLNKLSQHIKSRTVSQIRTTLKKKAFEDAGIPVRQVSNSVNNVPQTTQVVSSLSLLQPNILGKNAEVTLNMLNASENEVDVEGLNNDVKLEFEAGNEEVAT
- the LOC123718782 gene encoding LIM homeobox transcription factor 1-beta, translating into MLEFYTNINSGLMQDGMQPPLSCAGRTELSASIKREKIVEICEGCGQKIQDRYLMRVGELSWHEHCLSCCVCGCPLAHTCYTRNAKLYCKPDYDRLFGVKCTRCGDRLLPQEMVMRAQQYVFHIQCFVCVMCCQPLQKGEQYVVRAGQIFCRQDFEKEMYLMQHAEDDMIIDDSERPRDGRRGPKRPRTILTSAQRRQFKASFEVSPKPCRKVREALAKDTGLSVRVVQVWFQNQRAKMKKIQRKAKQEGDKNADKDKDKDEKSIKQESPSSEHGNYLGLDASYSASSQPLNPNLPYSPDDYPVHSGDSFCSSDISLDGSNFDQLDEGASDTMSLQNLEVNHHGHNHSNHGNHEPLNLGTGAVVNPIDKLYLMQNSYFSTEH